The proteins below come from a single Geobacillus thermoleovorans genomic window:
- a CDS encoding stage V sporulation protein D, which produces MRVSYVTVRKRLTIVFLIGILIFAIIDLRLGYVQFWLGDLLAERAKGLWGRNIPFEPKRGEILDRNGVPLATNMSAPTVYVIPRQVKNPAEAAKKLAGVLGGSIESIYKQITQKTSIVRLKEGRKISDEKAANVRSLDLDGVYIAEDTKRYYPFGSYLSHVLGFTGIDNQGLTGLELYYDKELRGERGSVQFYSDAKGRRMPDIADDYTPPTDGLNLVLTIDSRIQTIIERELDIAEAKYNPDGIIAIAMDPNTGEILAMASRPTFNPADYRSVPPEIYNRNLPIWSTYEPGSTFKIITLAAALEEHKVNLLKDHFFDPGYAKVAGATLRCWKKGGHGDQTFLEVVQNSCNPGFVELGERLGKETLFRYIKQFGFGEKTGIDLQGEGTGILFDLKRVGPVELATTAFGQGVSVTPIQQVAAVSAAINGGILYTPYIAKQWVDPETGEIVRRNTPKAKRRVISEETSKQVRYALESVVAQGTGKKAYVEGYRVGGKTGTAQKAQGGRYLQNNHIVSFIGFAPADDPKLVVYVAVDNPKGTVQFGGTVAAPIVGKIMEDSLRTLGVKPRKDQLEKERDWNEPKVIEVPNLIGMTKNDLQEQLFDLKLDVSGEGDVVVEQSPKPGAKVKEGSTVRIYLAKREAVEER; this is translated from the coding sequence ATGCGCGTATCGTACGTTACCGTGCGCAAGCGGTTGACGATCGTGTTTTTGATCGGGATTTTGATCTTTGCCATTATCGATCTCCGTCTCGGCTACGTCCAATTTTGGCTCGGCGATCTATTAGCGGAACGGGCGAAAGGGCTATGGGGCCGGAACATTCCGTTTGAGCCGAAGCGAGGCGAAATTTTGGACCGCAACGGCGTCCCGCTGGCGACGAACATGAGCGCGCCGACGGTGTATGTCATTCCGCGGCAAGTCAAAAACCCGGCAGAGGCGGCGAAAAAGCTGGCCGGGGTGCTGGGCGGTTCGATCGAATCCATCTATAAACAAATCACGCAAAAAACGTCGATCGTCCGCCTGAAAGAAGGGCGGAAAATTTCCGATGAAAAAGCGGCGAATGTGCGCTCCCTCGACTTGGATGGGGTGTATATCGCGGAAGATACGAAGCGCTACTATCCGTTTGGCAGCTATTTGTCGCACGTGCTCGGCTTCACCGGCATTGACAACCAAGGGCTCACCGGGTTGGAGCTGTATTATGACAAGGAACTGAGGGGCGAGCGCGGCTCCGTGCAGTTTTATTCCGATGCGAAAGGGCGGCGCATGCCCGATATCGCTGATGACTATACGCCGCCGACTGACGGCTTGAATTTGGTGTTGACGATCGATTCGCGCATTCAGACGATCATTGAGCGCGAACTTGACATCGCGGAGGCGAAATACAATCCGGACGGCATCATCGCGATCGCCATGGACCCGAACACCGGTGAAATTTTGGCGATGGCGAGCCGGCCGACGTTCAATCCAGCGGATTACCGGAGCGTTCCTCCGGAAATTTACAACCGCAACTTGCCGATTTGGAGCACGTACGAACCGGGATCGACGTTTAAAATCATTACGCTGGCCGCAGCGCTTGAGGAACATAAGGTGAATTTGCTGAAAGACCATTTCTTTGACCCGGGCTACGCCAAAGTAGCCGGCGCTACGCTTCGCTGCTGGAAAAAAGGCGGCCACGGAGATCAGACGTTTTTGGAAGTCGTGCAAAACTCGTGCAACCCGGGGTTTGTCGAGCTTGGCGAGCGGCTTGGAAAGGAGACGTTGTTTCGTTACATTAAGCAATTCGGTTTTGGTGAGAAAACGGGCATCGACTTGCAAGGCGAAGGAACAGGCATTTTGTTTGATTTGAAACGGGTCGGGCCGGTGGAACTGGCAACGACGGCGTTTGGCCAAGGAGTGTCGGTGACGCCGATCCAGCAAGTCGCTGCCGTGTCGGCGGCAATCAATGGCGGCATTTTGTACACTCCGTACATTGCCAAGCAGTGGGTCGACCCGGAAACAGGAGAGATCGTCCGCCGCAACACGCCAAAAGCGAAACGGCGCGTCATTTCCGAGGAAACATCGAAACAAGTCCGTTACGCACTTGAGAGCGTCGTCGCTCAAGGAACAGGGAAAAAGGCGTATGTCGAAGGGTACCGCGTCGGCGGCAAAACGGGAACGGCGCAAAAGGCGCAAGGCGGCCGCTATTTGCAAAACAACCATATCGTTTCGTTCATCGGCTTCGCTCCGGCGGATGACCCGAAGCTTGTCGTGTACGTCGCCGTCGACAACCCGAAAGGAACGGTTCAGTTCGGCGGCACGGTCGCTGCCCCGATTGTAGGAAAAATTATGGAAGATAGTTTGCGCACGTTGGGCGTGAAGCCCCGCAAAGACCAGCTCGAGAAGGAGCGCGACTGGAACGAGCCGAAAGTCATTGAAGTGCCAAACTTGATCGGAATGACAAAAAATGATTTGCAAGAGCAGCTTTTTGACTTAAAATTAGATGTTAGTGGCGAGGGAGATGTCGTTGTTGAACAATCCCCGAAGCCAGGGGCGAAAGTGAAAGAAGGTTCAACGGTCCGCATTTATTTGGCGAAACGCGAAGCGGTAGAAGAACGGTAA
- a CDS encoding UDP-N-acetylmuramoyl-L-alanyl-D-glutamate--2,6-diaminopimelate ligase codes for MKLLTLLSHLPGFWVHHGGNPDIVALEMDSRRVAPGSLFFCLKGFTVDGHDFAEEAVARGAAAIVAERPLSVDVPVVLVSDSRRTMAILADAFYGRPTHRLHLIGVTGTNGKTTTTSIIEQIARKAGKKTGLIGTVHIKVGDRSYPAANTTPESLILQRMFKQMVDEGVEFVAMEVSSHALHQGRVHGCDYDVAVFTNLTQDHLDYHGTMEEYRNAKGLLFAQLGNRYDERRPKFAVLNHDDPVSQYYKHMTAAPIVTYGMREKSDVMAEQIRMTAGGMAFRLCTPHGSAAVETKLVGSFNVYNILAAAAACLASGFSLETIAAALADVEPVPGRFETVDEGQNFTIIVDYAHTPDSLENALKTVRQLAKRNVYVVIGCGGDRDPSKRPLMAQVAVRYADVAIFTSDNPRSEDPKQILRDMEAGVSAEIGKHVTIPDREEAIRYAIGQAQEGDVVLIAGKGHETYQIIGNDVIEFDDRAVARAAVKERG; via the coding sequence ATGAAACTGCTGACGCTGCTGTCACACTTGCCCGGTTTTTGGGTGCACCATGGAGGCAATCCCGATATCGTGGCGCTCGAAATGGACTCGCGCCGCGTTGCCCCCGGTTCTCTCTTTTTTTGCCTTAAAGGGTTTACAGTAGACGGACACGACTTTGCCGAGGAAGCGGTGGCGCGCGGAGCGGCGGCGATCGTGGCCGAGCGGCCGCTTTCCGTTGATGTTCCCGTCGTTCTTGTGTCGGACAGCCGGCGGACGATGGCGATTTTAGCGGACGCGTTTTACGGGCGGCCGACCCACCGCCTACATTTAATCGGAGTGACAGGCACAAACGGCAAGACGACGACAACGTCGATCATCGAACAAATCGCGAGAAAAGCCGGCAAGAAAACAGGGCTCATTGGCACGGTTCACATCAAGGTCGGCGACCGCTCCTATCCGGCGGCCAATACGACGCCGGAGTCGCTCATTTTGCAGCGCATGTTTAAACAGATGGTCGATGAAGGAGTGGAGTTTGTCGCCATGGAAGTGTCGTCGCACGCGCTGCACCAAGGGCGGGTGCATGGCTGCGATTACGATGTGGCCGTCTTTACGAACTTAACGCAAGACCATTTGGATTATCACGGGACAATGGAAGAATATCGGAACGCCAAAGGGCTTTTGTTTGCCCAGCTCGGCAACCGCTACGACGAACGGCGGCCGAAATTTGCCGTTCTCAATCATGACGATCCGGTTTCGCAGTATTATAAACATATGACGGCCGCGCCGATCGTCACATACGGGATGAGGGAAAAAAGCGATGTGATGGCGGAACAGATCCGCATGACCGCAGGCGGCATGGCGTTTCGGCTTTGCACGCCGCACGGATCGGCGGCGGTCGAAACGAAACTTGTCGGCTCGTTCAATGTCTATAACATTCTCGCCGCTGCCGCTGCCTGCCTTGCCTCTGGCTTTTCGCTTGAAACGATCGCCGCGGCGCTTGCGGATGTCGAGCCGGTGCCGGGGCGGTTTGAAACGGTTGATGAAGGGCAAAACTTTACGATCATCGTCGATTACGCCCACACGCCGGACAGTTTAGAAAATGCCTTAAAAACGGTGCGCCAATTGGCGAAGCGAAACGTGTATGTCGTCATCGGCTGCGGCGGCGACCGCGACCCGTCGAAACGGCCGCTCATGGCGCAGGTGGCGGTGCGGTATGCGGATGTCGCTATTTTTACCTCCGACAATCCGCGTTCGGAAGACCCGAAGCAAATTTTGCGCGACATGGAAGCGGGAGTAAGCGCTGAGATCGGAAAGCATGTGACGATTCCTGACCGTGAAGAGGCGATCCGCTACGCCATTGGCCAGGCGCAGGAAGGCGATGTTGTGTTGATTGCCGGCAAAGGGCATGAAACGTATCAAATCATTGGCAACGATGTGATTGAGTTTGACGATCGCGCTGTTGCCCGAGCGGCAGTGAAGGAGAGAGGATGA
- the mraY gene encoding phospho-N-acetylmuramoyl-pentapeptide-transferase: MPEQAIVIAMAVSFLITVVLSPLFIPFLRRLKFGQSIREEGPKSHQKKSGTPTMGGIMILLAIVATTLWITPKIAGLSTRTYLLLLVTVGYGVLGFLDDMIKVVMKRNLGLTSRQKFIGQLLIAAIFFAVYRQSGFSTVLHIPGADWSVDLGWAYGVLLLFMLVGGSNAVNLTDGLDGLLAGTAAIAFGAYAVLAWNQGQYDVAVFCVAVVGAVLGFLVFNAHPAKVFMGDTGSLALGGAIAAVAVLTKLELLLVIIGGVFVIETLSVIIQVASFKTTGRRVFRMSPLHHHYELVGWSEWRIVVTFWAVGLLFAMLGIYIEVWM, translated from the coding sequence ATGCCAGAACAAGCGATCGTGATTGCCATGGCGGTTTCCTTTCTCATCACTGTCGTTTTGTCGCCGCTGTTCATCCCGTTTTTGCGGCGGTTGAAATTCGGACAAAGCATCCGCGAGGAAGGGCCGAAGTCGCATCAAAAAAAATCAGGCACGCCGACGATGGGCGGCATCATGATTTTGTTGGCGATTGTGGCGACGACCTTATGGATCACACCAAAAATCGCCGGCTTGTCGACGAGGACGTATTTGCTGTTGTTGGTCACCGTCGGCTATGGGGTGCTCGGCTTCCTCGACGATATGATCAAAGTCGTGATGAAGCGAAATCTTGGCTTGACGAGCCGGCAAAAATTTATCGGCCAGCTCCTTATCGCAGCCATCTTTTTTGCCGTCTACCGCCAAAGCGGCTTTTCGACGGTGTTACATATTCCCGGCGCCGATTGGTCGGTCGACCTCGGATGGGCGTACGGCGTGCTCTTGTTGTTCATGCTTGTCGGCGGTTCGAACGCTGTCAACTTGACCGACGGGCTTGACGGGCTGCTTGCCGGAACGGCGGCGATCGCCTTTGGCGCTTATGCCGTCTTGGCTTGGAATCAAGGCCAGTACGATGTCGCTGTATTTTGCGTCGCTGTTGTTGGCGCCGTGCTTGGCTTTTTAGTGTTTAACGCCCACCCAGCGAAAGTGTTTATGGGCGACACCGGCTCGCTCGCACTTGGCGGGGCGATCGCCGCTGTCGCTGTCCTGACGAAGCTTGAGCTGTTGCTTGTCATCATCGGCGGTGTGTTTGTCATCGAGACGCTGTCGGTCATCATTCAAGTGGCTTCGTTCAAAACGACGGGACGGCGCGTGTTCCGCATGAGTCCGCTTCATCATCATTATGAGCTTGTCGGCTGGTCAGAATGGCGGATCGTTGTGACGTTTTGGGCCGTCGGCCTTTTATTTGCGATGCTAGGAATTTATATCGAGGTGTGGATGTAA
- the murD gene encoding UDP-N-acetylmuramoyl-L-alanine--D-glutamate ligase, giving the protein MKPTRFYQHRRVLVIGLAKSGAAAARLLAELGAKVVVNDQKPLSENMEAKQLEPLGIRVVCGGHPLELLDEPFDLVVKNPGIPYTNPMVKKALEKGLPVVTEVELAYHISEGPFIGITGSNGKTTTTTLIYEMLKADGQDPLLAGNIGLVACEVAREAKPGQWLVTELSSFQLAGIDKFRPAIAVLLNIFDAHLDYHGTKEAYAAAKANIFRNQTERDYAVVNADDPLVMNIASSVRSQKVLFSATKLLGEGAYVQDGAIYWNGDPVIRIADIVLPGQHNLENILAAVAAAKLAGASDEAIRQVLATFSGVKHRLQYVAEIDGRRFYNDSKATNILATQKALSAFAGEPVILLAGGLDRGNEFDDLLPYLQQVKAVVLFGQTADKIGRIAQKAGIETIRYVDNVEKAVPVAFELSEPGDVILLSPACASWDQYKTFEERGDIFINAVHKLK; this is encoded by the coding sequence TTGAAACCGACTCGTTTTTATCAACATCGTCGTGTGCTTGTCATTGGATTGGCGAAAAGCGGAGCGGCGGCAGCTCGGCTTCTTGCGGAGTTAGGCGCTAAGGTCGTCGTCAATGATCAAAAGCCGCTTTCGGAAAACATGGAGGCCAAGCAGCTTGAACCGCTGGGCATTCGCGTCGTTTGCGGCGGTCATCCGCTTGAACTGCTTGATGAGCCGTTTGACCTTGTCGTGAAAAACCCGGGCATTCCGTACACGAACCCGATGGTGAAAAAGGCGCTTGAGAAGGGGCTTCCGGTTGTGACCGAAGTGGAGCTTGCTTATCACATTTCCGAAGGGCCGTTTATCGGCATCACCGGGTCCAACGGAAAAACGACGACGACGACGCTCATTTACGAAATGTTAAAAGCGGACGGCCAAGATCCGCTGCTTGCCGGCAACATCGGCCTTGTCGCCTGCGAGGTGGCGAGGGAAGCGAAGCCGGGGCAATGGCTTGTCACGGAACTGTCTTCGTTCCAGCTTGCCGGCATTGACAAGTTTCGCCCAGCCATTGCGGTTTTGCTCAATATTTTCGACGCCCACTTGGACTACCACGGAACGAAAGAGGCGTATGCAGCGGCAAAGGCGAACATTTTCCGCAATCAAACGGAGCGCGATTATGCCGTCGTCAATGCCGACGATCCGCTCGTGATGAACATTGCCTCCTCGGTTCGATCGCAAAAAGTGCTGTTTTCGGCGACGAAGCTTCTTGGCGAAGGGGCGTACGTTCAAGATGGCGCCATCTATTGGAACGGTGATCCAGTTATCAGAATCGCTGACATCGTTCTTCCTGGACAGCACAATTTGGAAAACATTTTAGCGGCGGTGGCGGCCGCCAAGCTGGCCGGCGCCAGTGATGAGGCGATCCGCCAGGTGCTGGCGACGTTTTCCGGCGTGAAACATCGGCTTCAGTATGTGGCGGAAATTGACGGCCGGCGGTTTTACAACGACTCGAAAGCGACGAACATCTTAGCGACGCAAAAGGCGCTTTCAGCGTTTGCCGGCGAGCCGGTCATTTTGCTCGCTGGCGGGCTTGACCGCGGCAATGAGTTTGATGATCTTCTCCCGTATTTGCAACAGGTGAAGGCGGTCGTACTGTTCGGCCAGACGGCGGATAAAATCGGCCGCATCGCCCAAAAAGCGGGAATAGAAACGATCCGATATGTCGATAATGTGGAAAAAGCCGTCCCGGTTGCTTTCGAGCTTTCCGAACCGGGCGACGTCATTTTGCTCTCTCCAGCATGCGCCAGCTGGGATCAATACAAAACTTTCGAGGAGAGAGGGGACATTTTTATCAATGCCGTGCATAAGTTGAAATAG